The following are encoded together in the Anoplopoma fimbria isolate UVic2021 breed Golden Eagle Sablefish chromosome 13, Afim_UVic_2022, whole genome shotgun sequence genome:
- the fgf5 gene encoding fibroblast growth factor 5 has translation MNAPLYLLTAAHLLCAAGAEQVSLEEKIRSGRRTCRLYCRVGIGFHLQIHPDGRVNGSHENNQLSVLELFAVSQGVIGIKGVYSNRFLAMNKRGRLYATEWFTEDCKFRERFQENSYNTYASVIHRNHRTGRDWFVALNKRGKAKMGSSPRVKPQHVSTHFLPRVGLHDQGERGFTITERSKERRRTPPPPPPQLANPPLAKAVQAGAGPRRTQVKYWPKYRFG, from the exons ATGAATGCTCCTCTCTACCTGCTGACCGCCGCTCACCTGCTCTGCGCCGCCGGAGCAGAGCAGGTCTCTCTGGAGGAGAAGATCCGCTCCGGACGCAGGACCTGCAGGCTGTACTGCAGGGTTGGGATCGGCTTCCATCTCCAGATTCACCCCGACGGCAGAGTGAACGGCAGCCATGAGAACAACCAGCTGA GTGTCCTGGAGCTCTTTGCGGTTTCTCAGGGGGTCATCGGCATCAAAGGGGTCTACAGTAACAGATTCCTGGCCATGAATAAAAGAGGACGGCTCTACGCCACC GAATGGTTCACAGAAGACTGTAAGTTCAGGGAGCGTTTCCAGGAGAACAGCTACAACACTTACGCCTCGGTGATCCACAGGAACCACAGGACCGGTCGCGACTGGTTCGTGGCCCTCAACAAGCGAGGGAAAGCCAAAATGGGCTCCAGCCCGCGGGTCAAACCCCAGCACGTCTCCACTCACTTCCTGCCCCGGGTCGGCCTGCACGACCAAGGCGAGCGAGGCTTCACCATCACAGAGAGgagcaaagagaggaggagaacgccgccgccgccgcctcctcaACTGGCCAATCCTCCTCTGGCGAAGGCCGTCCAAGCAGGAGCCGGACCGAGACGTACGCAGGTCAAGTACTGGCCCAAGTACCGGTTCGGATAG